A stretch of the Desulforamulus ferrireducens genome encodes the following:
- the drmB gene encoding DrmB family protein: MLMRNVKFKLHVTTCMKGRMMMSSGPLRRAQLIAPFGVGALSVIRDGTSVITCGLDHWYKQEGEVETTDIQEFKIFEWRLQKRLNVSHFRLPPDFRKKWRNEEIPNCYLTIPVLRFPKWHYCQTCHTMVELPLSVRGRVKCRECEKNGKTRYVVQVPFVAVCDQGHIQDFPWREWVHESSNPRCNEKLKLISTGGATLAGQIIKCSCGAQRNLGGITTAFPNGSTLLSEKLDKNGYEYNCKGKRPWLGSDLESACGRPLRGSLRSASNVYFAQVYSSIYIPRGTNKVPSELITLLEDPPLSTVINLLSKTGQDIKSSDLRDLHGLLLKPYTDDQINSGLKIVLGKEKVNNEELSDNIEGEDQETQFRRVEFNVLCTEKDEEQLKIRKNNITQYDPTISKFFSKIMLVDKLRETRALAGFRRIFPDNEQSLEDMKALLWQDYEGIKNNWLPAYIVYGEGIFLEFNEELLQQWLKQNKADIEKRIKPLVDRYQQVQQDRHLRERIISPRFILLHTFAHLLINRLTFECGYSSASLRERLYISDNPTFPMGGILIYTAAGDSEGTMGGLVRMGKPGYFEPVVKRALENAKWCSADPVCMEMALRGGQGPNSCNLAACHNCALVPETACEEFNMFLDRGLVVGDISNDKLGYFNTF; the protein is encoded by the coding sequence ATGTTGATGCGGAATGTAAAGTTCAAATTACACGTCACTACTTGTATGAAGGGGAGGATGATGATGAGTAGTGGTCCTCTTCGGAGAGCACAATTAATAGCCCCTTTTGGTGTTGGTGCATTGTCTGTCATTCGCGATGGCACGTCAGTGATAACTTGCGGATTAGATCATTGGTATAAACAGGAGGGGGAAGTCGAGACCACAGATATCCAAGAATTTAAGATATTTGAATGGCGTCTACAGAAAAGGTTAAATGTTAGTCATTTTCGTTTGCCGCCAGATTTTAGAAAAAAATGGCGGAACGAAGAAATTCCTAATTGCTACCTAACGATACCAGTATTACGTTTTCCTAAGTGGCATTATTGTCAAACTTGCCACACTATGGTAGAGCTTCCTCTTTCGGTTAGGGGAAGGGTGAAGTGCCGAGAGTGTGAAAAAAACGGTAAAACAAGATATGTAGTTCAAGTACCATTTGTTGCTGTTTGTGATCAAGGCCATATACAAGATTTTCCCTGGCGGGAATGGGTTCACGAATCAAGTAATCCTAGATGCAACGAAAAATTAAAACTAATTAGTACAGGTGGGGCAACGCTTGCTGGGCAGATAATAAAATGTTCTTGTGGTGCTCAAAGGAACCTGGGTGGCATTACTACAGCTTTCCCCAATGGAAGCACCCTTTTAAGTGAAAAGCTGGATAAAAATGGATATGAATATAATTGTAAAGGAAAAAGACCTTGGCTTGGTTCAGATCTTGAAAGCGCCTGCGGTCGACCTCTTAGAGGATCCCTACGTAGTGCCTCTAATGTTTACTTTGCACAAGTGTATAGTTCAATATATATTCCCAGAGGGACAAATAAAGTTCCCTCTGAACTCATTACACTATTAGAAGACCCTCCTTTATCTACCGTAATTAACCTTCTTTCAAAAACAGGGCAAGATATAAAGTCTTCTGATTTAAGAGATTTACATGGTTTACTATTAAAACCATATACAGATGACCAAATAAATTCTGGCTTAAAAATAGTTTTGGGTAAAGAAAAAGTTAATAACGAGGAATTATCAGACAATATCGAGGGTGAGGATCAGGAAACTCAGTTTAGACGAGTAGAATTTAATGTTCTATGTACGGAAAAGGATGAAGAACAATTAAAGATAAGGAAAAATAATATAACACAGTACGACCCCACAATATCAAAATTTTTCTCCAAGATCATGCTTGTTGATAAGCTTCGGGAGACAAGAGCATTAGCTGGTTTTAGGAGGATATTTCCAGATAATGAACAGTCTTTAGAAGATATGAAAGCGCTGCTGTGGCAGGATTATGAAGGTATTAAAAATAATTGGCTTCCAGCATACATAGTGTACGGGGAAGGTATTTTTCTAGAATTCAATGAAGAATTGCTGCAACAGTGGCTTAAACAAAATAAAGCTGATATAGAAAAAAGGATAAAGCCCTTAGTTGATCGATACCAACAGGTCCAGCAAGATAGACATTTACGAGAAAGGATTATTAGCCCAAGGTTTATATTATTACACACATTTGCGCATCTATTAATAAACAGATTAACATTTGAATGTGGGTACAGTTCCGCATCCCTTAGAGAAAGATTATATATTTCAGATAATCCAACTTTTCCCATGGGGGGGATACTGATATACACCGCAGCTGGTGACTCTGAAGGTACCATGGGTGGCTTGGTAAGAATGGGCAAACCGGGTTATTTTGAACCAGTTGTGAAAAGAGCACTGGAGAATGCCAAATGGTGTTCGGCTGATCCAGTGTGTATGGAGATGGCATTAAGAGGTGGACAAGGACCTAATTCCTGTAACCTTGCAGCCTGCCACAACTGTGCACTAGTACCTGAAACTGCCTGTGAAGAGTTCAACATGTTTTTGGATAGGGGTTTGGTTGTGGGGGATATATCTAATGATAAGTTAGGATATTTTAATACATTCTGA
- a CDS encoding helicase-related protein, translating into MPHIKNREKIIQALFEELVGPSPQGEELDCSGTIIFETPADSYRPYRQKESGEEILQRDRPTVRYGVGVLYPIGTEHEIVAQDITGETGEENDWNKDYNELVEQRIKNIEEIQKRAEIGHEPESDDFELSNANTFSPSTMGISFLAEFPEESKLIVEASGGRYEEKKITVAGNERKWWLRKPVTIYALFNGNDICCQDSKKVKESFTEKNTGELNLQIEVFSRPVNNLRTRLVTVCLVNRSEYDVSKEHLIDQYCLFQTFFKVMVISDAGDCHILPYPRTTFCNKDKDLEEQSLDLLYREAETYAVGHGCAADWKAVISQRKAMWVSAQCLPIYETPSITPDIKTKDGRAIEVPMAPLAGLVPGNDGISSLKQIIQLYQEWIEEKKEQIGLLDKEFQYAANHHMENCQRCANKMKEGLEYLLHNKKALRAFQLANYAILLQQSIRKGPREVQFEAKENRYKFLEQYQPPDPLNPGPYRGKWRAFQIAFLLMSIKSTVEGKIPDRNTVELIWFPTGGGKTEAYLGLAAFSMFMRRIANPTDSGVSVIMRYTLRLLTAQQFQRTSGLLCAMEYIRRKYPSELGEAEFSIGMWLGGDTTPNTRKDAITALRKLNKGAKVENPFVLGSCPWCGAKMGRYGGTLPEKSPLSRVLGYEQKDNSVVFKCPDSACEFNKGLPIYVIDEDIYQKRPSLVIGTVDKFAMLAWRPEARSIFGIDKDGNRESSPPGLIIQDELHLISGPLGSMVGLYESVIEKLCTDYRKDVPIVPKIVCSTATIRRYSEQVKALYGRDNVALFPPPGLDAGDSFFSQYACHPDGKLQPGRIYVGVHAPGLRSMQTAQVRTFSALLQAPVDLNNEERDPWWTLLIFFNSLRELGTTLSLFQSDIPDYLRVISNRIGKNLNEMRSLWNIMELTSRLRGDQVPKAIEAMEVPCTKSKYPVDVCLASNIIEVGVDIDRLSVMAVVGQPKTTSQYIQVTGRVGRRWWERPGIVVTIYGAAKPRDRSHFEKFRSYHERLYAQVEPTSATPFSPPALDRALHAVMVAYTRQVGNENIAGSPYPFPDDLVNEVGQILMERVEKVDKNEITNTDKVIRKRVKEWKFWQRIIWENWDIKGDIPLLRLAGSYASKDWEKLSWSTPMSMRNVDAECKVQITRHYLYEGEDDDE; encoded by the coding sequence TTGCCACATATAAAAAACAGGGAAAAAATAATTCAAGCTTTGTTTGAAGAACTTGTTGGGCCATCACCGCAAGGGGAGGAACTTGATTGTTCAGGTACAATTATATTTGAGACACCTGCAGATTCCTATAGACCTTATAGACAAAAAGAATCTGGCGAAGAGATATTACAACGAGATCGTCCTACAGTACGTTACGGTGTGGGTGTCCTTTATCCAATTGGAACCGAACATGAAATAGTTGCTCAGGATATTACAGGGGAGACTGGGGAAGAAAACGATTGGAATAAAGATTATAATGAATTAGTTGAGCAAAGGATAAAAAATATTGAAGAAATTCAAAAAAGAGCTGAGATTGGACATGAACCAGAATCAGATGATTTTGAATTGTCCAATGCCAATACATTTAGTCCTAGCACTATGGGAATAAGTTTTTTGGCGGAATTCCCTGAAGAATCAAAGCTTATTGTAGAGGCATCGGGAGGTCGCTATGAGGAAAAGAAAATAACTGTGGCAGGAAATGAAAGAAAATGGTGGCTTCGCAAACCAGTGACTATATATGCACTGTTTAATGGAAATGATATTTGCTGTCAAGATAGTAAAAAAGTTAAGGAGAGTTTTACAGAAAAAAATACCGGTGAATTGAACCTACAAATAGAAGTGTTTTCTAGACCAGTCAATAATTTAAGGACGCGGTTAGTTACCGTTTGTTTGGTTAATCGAAGCGAGTATGATGTTTCTAAAGAACACCTAATAGATCAGTATTGTCTATTCCAAACATTTTTCAAGGTAATGGTTATTTCAGACGCTGGGGATTGCCATATTCTACCTTATCCAAGAACTACCTTTTGTAATAAAGATAAAGATCTAGAAGAGCAATCTTTGGATTTGCTTTATCGAGAAGCTGAAACTTATGCTGTAGGACATGGCTGTGCAGCAGATTGGAAAGCAGTAATTTCTCAAAGAAAGGCAATGTGGGTGAGTGCCCAGTGTCTTCCTATTTATGAGACCCCCAGTATTACTCCTGATATTAAAACTAAAGATGGTAGGGCAATTGAAGTTCCCATGGCACCTCTGGCGGGACTTGTGCCTGGTAACGATGGCATTAGTTCTTTAAAACAGATAATTCAATTATACCAAGAATGGATTGAAGAAAAGAAAGAACAAATAGGCTTGCTAGATAAGGAATTTCAGTATGCAGCAAATCATCATATGGAAAATTGCCAACGTTGTGCTAACAAGATGAAGGAAGGTTTAGAGTATCTTTTACATAATAAAAAAGCTCTAAGGGCATTTCAATTGGCAAACTATGCAATACTTTTACAGCAATCCATTAGGAAAGGACCACGTGAGGTTCAGTTTGAAGCAAAAGAAAATAGATATAAATTTCTTGAGCAATATCAGCCACCAGATCCGTTAAATCCTGGTCCTTATCGCGGCAAGTGGAGAGCCTTCCAAATTGCATTTTTACTAATGTCTATTAAATCTACTGTGGAAGGGAAGATACCTGACCGTAATACAGTGGAGTTAATCTGGTTTCCAACTGGTGGTGGAAAAACTGAGGCTTATTTAGGTCTAGCTGCCTTTTCCATGTTTATGAGAAGGATAGCTAATCCTACAGACTCAGGTGTAAGTGTGATAATGAGGTACACTCTACGGTTATTAACAGCACAACAATTCCAGCGTACCTCAGGCCTACTGTGTGCAATGGAGTATATTCGTAGAAAGTACCCAAGTGAATTAGGTGAAGCTGAATTTTCGATAGGCATGTGGTTAGGTGGCGATACAACCCCAAATACACGTAAAGATGCAATAACTGCGCTGAGGAAATTAAATAAAGGTGCTAAAGTTGAAAATCCTTTTGTTTTAGGTAGTTGCCCTTGGTGTGGAGCAAAGATGGGTAGGTATGGGGGGACTTTACCCGAAAAAAGCCCTTTATCCCGAGTACTGGGGTATGAACAAAAGGATAATTCTGTAGTATTTAAGTGTCCAGATAGTGCCTGTGAGTTTAACAAGGGTCTACCGATTTATGTAATTGATGAAGATATCTATCAAAAGCGACCTTCTCTAGTCATTGGAACAGTTGATAAGTTTGCCATGCTTGCATGGCGCCCTGAAGCACGGTCGATTTTTGGAATAGATAAGGATGGTAACAGGGAGAGTTCTCCCCCGGGTTTAATTATTCAAGATGAATTGCACTTAATATCTGGGCCACTAGGTTCGATGGTAGGATTGTATGAATCAGTAATTGAGAAGCTTTGTACGGATTATCGTAAAGATGTACCAATTGTACCTAAGATTGTATGTTCTACTGCAACTATACGTCGGTACTCAGAACAGGTTAAAGCCCTCTACGGAAGAGATAATGTTGCATTATTTCCACCACCAGGCTTAGATGCAGGTGATTCCTTTTTTTCACAATATGCTTGCCATCCAGATGGTAAGTTGCAGCCTGGAAGAATTTACGTAGGCGTACATGCACCGGGTCTGCGTTCCATGCAAACTGCTCAAGTAAGAACATTTAGTGCATTACTCCAGGCCCCTGTAGACTTAAATAATGAAGAACGTGATCCTTGGTGGACCTTGTTAATATTCTTTAATAGTTTGAGGGAATTGGGGACTACGCTTTCTTTATTTCAATCTGATATACCTGACTATTTAAGAGTTATTAGTAACAGAATTGGTAAAAACCTTAATGAAATGCGTAGTCTTTGGAATATTATGGAATTAACTAGTCGTTTAAGAGGGGATCAGGTTCCGAAAGCTATCGAAGCTATGGAGGTTCCCTGCACAAAGTCTAAATATCCTGTTGATGTTTGTTTGGCATCTAATATTATAGAAGTAGGGGTGGATATTGACAGGTTATCAGTAATGGCAGTAGTAGGTCAACCTAAAACTACCTCACAATACATTCAGGTGACTGGTCGAGTTGGTAGACGTTGGTGGGAGAGACCAGGAATTGTTGTTACCATTTATGGAGCAGCTAAGCCTAGGGATCGATCTCATTTTGAAAAATTTAGAAGTTATCATGAGCGACTATATGCCCAAGTAGAACCAACGAGTGCAACACCATTTTCACCACCTGCTTTAGACCGTGCGCTGCATGCAGTAATGGTTGCATATACCAGGCAAGTTGGAAATGAAAATATCGCAGGTAGTCCATACCCATTTCCAGATGATCTCGTTAATGAAGTGGGTCAAATTCTTATGGAGCGGGTAGAGAAAGTAGACAAAAATGAGATTACTAATACTGACAAAGTAATTAGAAAAAGAGTTAAGGAATGGAAGTTTTGGCAACGTATTATATGGGAAAATTGGGATATAAAAGGTGACATACCTCTACTAAGATTAGCAGGTTCCTATGCCAGTAAAGATTGGGAAAAGTTATCATGGTCTACACCCATGTCAATGAGAAATGTTGATGCGGAATGTAAAGTTCAAATTACACGTCACTACTTGTATGAAGGGGAGGATGATGATGAGTAG
- a CDS encoding nuclease-related domain-containing DEAD/DEAH box helicase encodes MLGVRWNMARMIPSRIYEDCTSPGEQEIFRRLRDDPDTKDWIVLHSLDLANHRKQISGEIDFVVIVPNKGVLCIEVKACSRLSRRDGMWYYGRDLKPDSRGPFKQASEAMHSLRKKLVERRPDLARVVFWTAVIFPYVSFNVKSEEWHPWQVIDNKSFRSRPLGKQIIEILNNARNYLEKCPNASWFFINSKEPYIEQCIIISNILRPDFEFIENYKSINNRRDQELKRYTEEQFIALDAMESNPRIVFSGPAGTGKTLLAIEAARRSKDAGNKVLFLCFNRLLGKWLEEVTANLRPSVTTITLHRHMLKVYGEHIDFNACDELFWEKDLPLFAIEKLIYEPDGTYLYDEIICDEAQDIFRENYLDFLDLSLKGGLASGKWRFFGDFEKQAIFNPDYPNIEEFIKRRGIYAPIYTLRINCRNTPRVASMAEILGRMVPSYSKILRPDDKTEPEIYFFSHRDEQQYMLIEILSKLTEEGFIGKDIVILSPIANGSCASSINTKPWKDRIKPFDVCTGGYIGYTSIQAYKGLEAPAIIITDIEHVSGDIYNNLFYIALTRSTQRVIILARDRVKREIKELIVKNCS; translated from the coding sequence ATGCTGGGGGTGAGATGGAATATGGCTAGAATGATACCATCCAGGATTTACGAAGATTGTACAAGTCCTGGGGAACAGGAAATATTTCGAAGGCTTAGAGATGATCCTGATACAAAAGATTGGATAGTACTGCATTCTTTAGACCTAGCCAATCATAGAAAACAAATTTCTGGCGAAATAGATTTTGTAGTTATCGTTCCTAACAAAGGTGTTCTATGTATTGAAGTTAAGGCATGTTCCAGACTTAGTCGCCGGGATGGTATGTGGTATTATGGGAGGGATTTAAAGCCTGATTCAAGAGGTCCTTTTAAACAAGCATCTGAGGCTATGCATAGTTTAAGGAAAAAACTAGTTGAACGGAGACCCGATTTAGCTAGGGTTGTTTTCTGGACTGCTGTGATATTTCCATATGTATCTTTCAATGTAAAATCTGAAGAATGGCATCCCTGGCAAGTGATAGACAATAAATCTTTTAGATCCAGGCCATTGGGCAAGCAGATTATAGAAATACTAAATAATGCTCGGAATTATTTAGAGAAATGTCCAAATGCCTCTTGGTTTTTCATTAATTCTAAAGAACCCTACATTGAACAATGTATCATTATTTCTAATATCTTAAGACCCGATTTTGAATTTATTGAAAATTATAAATCAATAAACAACAGAAGGGATCAGGAATTAAAGCGCTATACTGAAGAACAATTCATAGCTCTTGACGCTATGGAGAGTAACCCGCGGATTGTCTTTTCAGGGCCAGCTGGCACGGGTAAGACCCTACTTGCCATAGAAGCAGCTAGAAGAAGTAAAGATGCAGGAAATAAGGTTCTTTTTCTATGCTTTAACCGTCTACTGGGGAAATGGTTAGAGGAAGTAACGGCTAACCTGCGACCATCTGTTACAACTATCACTCTCCATAGACACATGCTTAAAGTTTATGGAGAACACATTGATTTTAATGCTTGCGATGAGTTGTTCTGGGAGAAAGATCTTCCTTTATTTGCAATAGAAAAATTAATATATGAACCTGACGGAACATATCTGTATGATGAAATAATATGTGATGAAGCACAAGATATATTTAGAGAAAACTATTTAGACTTCTTGGATCTAAGCCTAAAAGGAGGCTTAGCCTCGGGGAAGTGGCGGTTCTTTGGGGATTTTGAAAAACAAGCTATTTTTAACCCGGATTACCCCAATATTGAGGAGTTTATAAAGAGAAGGGGCATTTATGCACCCATCTATACTCTTAGAATTAATTGCAGAAATACTCCGCGTGTGGCTTCTATGGCTGAAATTTTAGGTCGTATGGTACCTAGTTATAGTAAAATATTGAGACCTGATGATAAAACTGAGCCGGAAATATATTTTTTTTCACACAGAGACGAACAGCAGTATATGTTAATTGAAATATTGTCTAAATTAACTGAGGAAGGGTTTATTGGTAAGGATATAGTTATTCTATCACCTATAGCCAATGGGTCCTGTGCCTCGAGCATTAATACTAAACCTTGGAAGGACAGGATAAAACCCTTTGATGTTTGCACTGGAGGATACATTGGTTATACCTCAATACAGGCATATAAGGGGTTAGAAGCTCCTGCTATTATTATCACAGACATAGAGCATGTAAGTGGAGATATCTATAATAACTTATTTTATATTGCCCTAACACGTTCAACTCAGAGGGTAATAATCTTAGCTCGAGATAGGGTTAAGAGAGAAATTAAAGAACTAATTGTAAAGAATTGTAGCTGA
- a CDS encoding group II intron maturase-specific domain-containing protein: MDKIRELTNRSKSQSMNKRIKAINTYIVGWVGYYRLADTRSVFQALDEWLRRRLRMCYLKHGRNQRPKERN; the protein is encoded by the coding sequence ATGGACAAAATACGGGAGCTAACCAACCGAAGCAAAAGCCAGTCAATGAACAAAAGAATAAAGGCAATCAACACCTATATAGTAGGGTGGGTTGGCTATTACAGATTAGCTGATACAAGAAGCGTATTTCAAGCCCTTGATGAATGGCTAAGACGGCGACTACGAATGTGCTACTTAAAACATGGAAGAAACCAAAGACCAAAAGAAAGAAATTAG
- the tnpA gene encoding IS66 family insertion sequence element accessory protein TnpA, protein MNTREIAAEYRLAHWAQIVRRKNESGLSIKAFCANEGFRENTYYYWQRKLREAACEQLTEIRTEHAKLPCLVPPGFAELKITDAPEKFPVHNDAKQSEIRIELGGMRIAADSAYPVEKIAALLGLFKQLC, encoded by the coding sequence ATGAATACTAGAGAAATTGCTGCGGAATACCGCCTGGCACACTGGGCACAGATCGTGCGCAGAAAAAATGAAAGCGGCCTTAGTATTAAAGCCTTCTGTGCAAACGAGGGATTCCGTGAAAACACCTACTACTATTGGCAAAGGAAGCTGCGAGAGGCTGCCTGTGAACAACTAACAGAAATTCGAACTGAGCACGCAAAGCTGCCTTGCCTAGTCCCACCAGGATTTGCCGAATTGAAAATTACAGACGCACCTGAAAAGTTTCCTGTCCACAACGATGCCAAACAGAGTGAAATCCGCATTGAACTTGGAGGAATGCGGATTGCTGCGGACAGCGCCTATCCGGTAGAAAAGATAGCCGCACTGCTTGGCCTGTTTAAACAGCTATGCTAA
- the tnpB gene encoding IS66 family insertion sequence element accessory protein TnpB (TnpB, as the term is used for proteins encoded by IS66 family insertion elements, is considered an accessory protein, since TnpC, encoded by a neighboring gene, is a DDE family transposase.), with amino-acid sequence MRKSINGLAAIVEGSFKLDPCDGALFVFCNRSRDRIKILEWDGDGFWLHFKRLEKGHFRWPTSGEEQTLVLTGEELSILLGGTRVALKLRREELLGKRIT; translated from the coding sequence ATGCGGAAAAGCATCAACGGGCTTGCGGCCATTGTGGAAGGGAGTTTCAAACTTGACCCATGTGACGGGGCACTGTTCGTATTCTGCAACAGAAGCCGCGACCGCATAAAAATATTGGAATGGGATGGCGACGGGTTCTGGCTTCACTTCAAACGTCTGGAAAAAGGACATTTTCGGTGGCCAACGTCCGGTGAAGAACAGACCCTTGTGCTAACAGGTGAGGAATTGTCAATCCTATTAGGTGGGACAAGGGTGGCATTAAAGCTAAGGCGAGAAGAATTGCTGGGAAAACGAATTACATAA
- the tnpC gene encoding IS66 family transposase codes for METANNWTEIIAEKDARIAELEMLVKFYEEQFRLSKHRQFGPSSEKGTLPGQLGLFDEVEKEADLQKNEPELEEITYARRKRIGKRKDDLSVLPVETVEHTLPEEERVCPECGGMLREMGHDTRRELVIIPPQVKVVEHRRAVLSCRNCEKNGDHVPIVKAEMPKPLISGSLASPSAVAHIITQKYVQHIPLYRQEQDWKRQGVRLSRQTMANWVIRCSEDWLLPIYERMKAILLTQDVLHADESTVQVLREPGKTAVSNSYMWLYRTSGDTKRQIVLFEYQPSRSSTHPRQFLKGFRGFLHTDGYAAYHTLPGVTVVGCWVHGLFHHRNRQSKRAAAL; via the coding sequence ATGGAAACTGCAAACAACTGGACCGAAATAATAGCTGAAAAGGATGCCCGTATAGCCGAACTGGAGATGCTCGTAAAGTTTTACGAGGAACAGTTTCGGCTTTCTAAACATCGCCAATTTGGGCCATCAAGCGAAAAGGGTACTTTGCCTGGTCAGCTTGGTCTGTTTGACGAGGTTGAAAAAGAAGCTGATTTACAAAAAAACGAGCCGGAGCTCGAAGAAATTACCTATGCCCGCCGCAAACGCATTGGCAAAAGAAAAGATGACCTGTCAGTATTGCCGGTGGAGACGGTGGAACATACACTTCCCGAAGAAGAACGAGTTTGTCCTGAATGCGGTGGGATGCTGCGTGAAATGGGACATGATACCCGGCGCGAGCTTGTAATTATTCCTCCTCAGGTCAAGGTTGTGGAGCATAGACGTGCCGTACTATCCTGCCGGAACTGCGAAAAAAATGGCGACCATGTGCCTATAGTAAAGGCGGAAATGCCCAAGCCGCTAATCAGCGGCAGCCTTGCTTCGCCATCTGCAGTGGCCCACATCATAACACAAAAATATGTTCAGCATATCCCACTGTACCGGCAAGAGCAAGACTGGAAAAGGCAGGGGGTGCGGCTTTCCCGCCAGACTATGGCCAACTGGGTCATCCGCTGCAGTGAGGATTGGCTGTTGCCCATTTATGAGCGAATGAAGGCCATATTGCTGACACAGGATGTGCTTCATGCTGATGAGAGTACAGTGCAGGTTTTACGGGAACCTGGGAAGACTGCCGTTTCAAACAGCTATATGTGGTTGTACAGGACAAGTGGGGATACAAAACGGCAGATTGTTCTCTTTGAGTATCAACCCAGCCGGTCAAGCACCCACCCGCGGCAGTTTTTAAAGGGTTTTAGGGGCTTTCTGCACACAGATGGCTATGCTGCCTATCACACATTACCCGGGGTCACAGTTGTGGGATGTTGGGTTCATGGTTTATTCCATCATAGAAACCGCCAAAGCAAACGGGCTGCTGCCCTTTGA
- a CDS encoding HDIG domain-containing metalloprotein, with amino-acid sequence MREKAMSVLKQYTKSEALIRHAIAVEAVMRYFAAEAGEDVEYWGAVGLLHDVDYEMYPDEHCKKAPELLRAAGYDDAFIYSVISHGHGIVVDAEPKLYMEKVLYATDELTGLIGAAALMRPSKSVMDIEVKSVKKKFKDKSFAAGVNREVIKQGCQNLGMELDDVINKCILAMRTKAAEIGL; translated from the coding sequence ATGAGAGAAAAAGCAATGTCGGTATTAAAACAGTACACTAAGAGTGAAGCTTTAATTCGCCATGCCATCGCTGTGGAAGCGGTAATGCGCTATTTTGCTGCGGAGGCCGGGGAAGATGTGGAATATTGGGGTGCCGTTGGTTTGCTGCACGATGTAGATTATGAAATGTATCCCGATGAGCACTGCAAAAAGGCTCCTGAACTATTGAGAGCAGCAGGATATGACGATGCCTTCATCTACTCAGTTATTAGTCATGGACACGGCATAGTGGTGGATGCAGAGCCAAAACTGTACATGGAAAAGGTCCTTTATGCCACAGATGAATTAACTGGTTTAATTGGAGCAGCTGCTTTAATGCGTCCATCAAAGTCTGTGATGGATATAGAAGTAAAAAGCGTCAAAAAGAAATTTAAGGACAAAAGTTTTGCTGCCGGCGTAAACCGCGAAGTAATTAAACAAGGCTGTCAAAATCTTGGTATGGAGCTGGATGATGTAATTAATAAATGTATTCTAGCTATGCGTACAAAGGCAGCAGAAATTGGCCTATAG
- a CDS encoding alpha/beta fold hydrolase: MGYYINVEPGVNVYVEDINPTGGKTIFFLHGWPANHKMFEYQFNQLPQLGYRCIGMDMRGFGNSDKPWTGYSYDRLADDVRSVVEALKLQNITLGGHSTGGAVAIRYMARHKGYGVAKLALFAAAAPSLIKRPYFPYGLDKEVVLSIIRGTYDDRPKMLREFGDMFFFQYVTQPFAEWFFQLGLQAAGWSTAAVANTWLGEEGLFSDLGRINVPTLIMHGIHDQVVPFPLAEVQKEGIKNSILIPFEYSGHGLFYDEKDKFNRELALFVG, encoded by the coding sequence ATGGGATACTATATTAACGTGGAACCAGGGGTAAATGTTTATGTGGAAGATATTAACCCCACTGGTGGTAAGACGATCTTTTTTTTACACGGTTGGCCGGCAAATCATAAAATGTTTGAATATCAATTTAACCAGCTTCCCCAATTAGGTTATAGATGTATTGGCATGGATATGCGGGGATTTGGTAATTCTGATAAGCCTTGGACCGGTTACAGTTACGATCGTTTAGCGGATGATGTAAGAAGTGTTGTTGAGGCGCTGAAGCTACAGAATATCACTCTCGGCGGACACTCCACCGGTGGGGCGGTAGCCATACGCTATATGGCTCGTCATAAAGGCTATGGGGTAGCTAAATTAGCTCTCTTTGCCGCAGCAGCTCCCAGTCTCATCAAACGCCCCTATTTCCCTTACGGCTTAGACAAAGAAGTTGTACTTAGCATCATTAGAGGGACATATGACGATCGACCGAAAATGTTGCGGGAGTTTGGGGATATGTTTTTCTTCCAGTATGTAACGCAGCCCTTTGCAGAATGGTTCTTTCAATTAGGGCTACAGGCAGCCGGTTGGTCCACCGCTGCTGTAGCTAATACTTGGTTAGGCGAAGAGGGGCTATTTTCTGATCTTGGTAGAATAAATGTTCCCACTTTAATTATGCACGGTATTCATGATCAGGTTGTCCCTTTCCCACTGGCTGAGGTACAAAAAGAAGGAATTAAAAACTCTATACTTATACCCTTTGAATACAGCGGCCACGGCTTATTCTATGATGAGAAGGATAAATTCAATAGGGAATTGGCATTATTTGTTGGTTAA